The Polyangium mundeleinium genome contains the following window.
CCGCGTGCGCCCGAACGAACACGTGGTGCTCGTAGCCCCGAAGAAGGGCGCGACCAAGGACGACGAGGAAGCGGAGGTGCGCGAGCCATGAGCGACGGCGAGAGCAGGACGAGGTTGCTCGGCAGCGCCCCGAGCGGTTCGGGAGGGCGGCGGCCCGTGACCGAGGTCATCGACGCGACGAGCGGCCCCTCGGTGCGCCGGATCCGCAAGCTGCGCGTGGTCGTGGTCGACGCGCCCGACGGGCGTGACCAGGGCGCCGCGCACGTCTTCGCGCAGGACGAGGTGCGCGTGGGAAGTAGCCCCGACGTCGACGTGACCTTGCGCGACCCGGCCGTCTCACGCGAGCACCTCGCCGTGCGCCTCGGGCCCCACGGCTTCTCGCTCACGGATTTCGGCTCGACGAACGGCACGTTCGTGGGCGACCTGCGCATCGAGCGCGTGGCCATCACGGACGACACGCTCGTGCGCCTCGGCAACAGCGTGCTGCGCCTCGAACCGCTCGCCGAGACCGTCGAGCAGGAGATTAGCCCGCGCGCGCGGTTCGGCCGCATGCTCGGCGCGAGCCCCGCGATGCGCGAGATGTTCGCGCTCCTCGAGCGTGTCGCCGCGAGTGATCTCACGGTGCTGCTCGAAGGCGAGACCGGCACGGGCAAGGAGCTCGCCGCCGAGGGGCTGCACGAGGCGAGCGGGCGCGCGGGCGCGTTCGTCGCGGTGAACTGCGGGGCGATCCCGCGGGAGCTCCTGGAGAGCGAGCTCTTCGGGCACGAGAAGGGCGCGTTCACGGGCGCGGTGCGCGAGCGGCCAGGCGCGTTCGTGGCGGCGGACCGAGGGACGATTTTCCTCGACGAGGTCGGCGAGCTGCCGCTCGACATGCAGGCGAAGCTGCTCCGCGCGCTCGAGCGGCGCGAGGTCAAGGCCGTGGGCTCGGATCGATCACGCTCGGTCGA
Protein-coding sequences here:
- a CDS encoding sigma 54-interacting transcriptional regulator — translated: MSDGESRTRLLGSAPSGSGGRRPVTEVIDATSGPSVRRIRKLRVVVVDAPDGRDQGAAHVFAQDEVRVGSSPDVDVTLRDPAVSREHLAVRLGPHGFSLTDFGSTNGTFVGDLRIERVAITDDTLVRLGNSVLRLEPLAETVEQEISPRARFGRMLGASPAMREMFALLERVAASDLTVLLEGETGTGKELAAEGLHEASGRAGAFVAVNCGAIPRELLESELFGHEKGAFTGAVRERPGAFVAADRGTIFLDEVGELPLDMQAKLLRALERREVKAVGSDRSRSVDVRIVAATNRSLAREVQAGRFRQDLYYRLAVVIVRVPPLRTRIEDLRLLVDHIQDELARRRAASGLPPCARLDETAIAMLYRYDFPGNVRELRNIVERWAVLGAFAAPGEPAVSPRAEERKAEVPPNPEAPKETAHASGVEANLLKLPYHEAKDAWVERFERAYVEAILAQSGGNVSRAAREAGVDRRHLQRLMARFGIRATSE